In Rahnella variigena, one DNA window encodes the following:
- a CDS encoding fimbria/pilus outer membrane usher protein produces MSKFFYLKAAKRPKYSWSKIACITCAELLIILNPTLALSAEKYYDASALELDGPEGEQQVDLSRFNTPGKQLPGIYHVEIYINEQSIGQHEINFVENEKGELEPEIPLSQYRKAGVKIDEIPAFADTKDDSIIVDLDKKIEGAYAKFNFKQQRVMINIPQILMKNIPSDYIDPEQWSQGLTTVFTSYDFSGAQTHDKNIGSEEGDQYLNLRNGVNLGAWRLRNYTTWSHNSSGDKWNNINTYLQKDIAKIKGKLTLGDDSTQSDVFDSLAFRGVEIASEDRMMSSRESGFAPVIRGIANTANAQVTVSQGGYVVYQAYVPAGPFEITDLFPSTGGGDLDVTVKEADGSERKFTQSFGSVPVMQREGHLKYEVMAGKYNNDSGSSQDPNVALITGLYGLPHDMTVYGGITNSEKYTAQQLGYGLGLGSFGSVSVDATHSETRTDGKVFSGESYRLKYAKSLNSTGTQINLSAILFPDKDYYSFEDALDIISNDSNSSSDQKHNRYEVSFSQPLKDYGSISVYAYRQNYWDQEPDNYFSVSYSGSYGATTLSINYNYTQSENGKPDKQLALNLQVPLESLLPQTWATYSMTSDSSNHITQTAGINGTLLEDNNLNYGINSTVGNDSDGGSINAVYKGASAELTSNYSESLSNRRLSYGIRGAILAHPYGVTLSQPLSSDAPIALVRIPDQENISITNGVGIKTDSRGYAVVPNIQPYRVNAIGLDTDSLGSNLEIATTMNNVIPTDGALVLADFNVRTGERVLMTLSRPDNHEIPFGATATAGENSSNSIVADNGLVYLIGMPKKGIVTVKWGDEEDEQCKAAFELPDLPKDSKVKKFSMVEVNGLCV; encoded by the coding sequence ATGTCAAAATTTTTCTACCTAAAAGCCGCAAAAAGGCCAAAATATTCCTGGAGTAAAATAGCCTGCATAACGTGTGCTGAATTATTGATCATCCTGAACCCGACGTTAGCCTTAAGCGCAGAAAAATATTATGACGCAAGCGCACTCGAATTAGATGGCCCAGAAGGTGAACAGCAGGTAGACCTGTCTCGATTCAATACGCCGGGTAAACAGTTACCTGGTATATATCACGTCGAAATATACATAAATGAACAAAGCATCGGACAACATGAAATTAATTTTGTAGAGAATGAAAAAGGAGAATTAGAACCAGAGATCCCATTGAGCCAATACCGTAAAGCAGGTGTTAAAATTGATGAAATTCCTGCATTTGCAGACACTAAAGACGACAGCATCATTGTAGATCTTGATAAGAAAATTGAAGGAGCATACGCTAAGTTTAATTTCAAACAACAACGCGTTATGATTAATATCCCACAAATCTTAATGAAAAATATCCCTTCCGATTACATTGATCCCGAACAATGGAGTCAGGGGCTGACAACTGTTTTTACCAGCTATGACTTTAGCGGTGCTCAAACCCATGATAAAAATATCGGTTCTGAAGAAGGTGATCAGTACCTTAATTTACGTAATGGTGTAAATCTTGGAGCATGGCGATTAAGAAATTACACAACCTGGAGTCATAATTCCAGTGGCGATAAATGGAATAATATCAATACTTACCTGCAAAAGGATATTGCAAAAATAAAAGGTAAATTAACACTGGGTGACGATTCAACCCAAAGTGATGTTTTTGATAGTTTAGCCTTCCGCGGGGTGGAAATTGCCTCGGAAGACAGAATGATGTCAAGCAGAGAAAGTGGCTTTGCGCCTGTTATTCGCGGCATAGCGAATACCGCAAATGCTCAGGTCACAGTCAGTCAGGGTGGCTATGTGGTTTATCAGGCCTATGTCCCCGCGGGTCCGTTTGAGATCACTGATTTATTTCCCAGTACGGGAGGTGGAGACCTTGACGTCACCGTTAAGGAAGCTGACGGTAGTGAACGCAAATTTACGCAAAGTTTCGGTTCAGTCCCTGTCATGCAGCGGGAAGGACATCTGAAATACGAAGTGATGGCGGGTAAATATAACAATGACAGTGGTTCGTCTCAAGATCCAAATGTTGCTTTAATTACCGGGCTTTATGGCTTGCCACATGACATGACCGTATACGGTGGCATAACCAACAGCGAAAAATATACAGCGCAACAGCTTGGCTATGGCCTCGGATTGGGGTCTTTCGGTTCTGTGTCTGTTGATGCAACACATTCTGAAACGCGCACTGACGGTAAAGTTTTTTCAGGAGAGTCATACCGTTTAAAGTATGCGAAATCTCTTAACAGCACGGGAACACAAATTAATTTATCTGCTATCCTTTTCCCGGATAAAGACTATTACTCTTTTGAAGATGCGCTGGATATTATCAGTAATGATTCAAATTCTTCATCTGACCAAAAACATAACCGCTATGAAGTAAGTTTCAGCCAACCTCTGAAAGATTATGGTTCCATTTCAGTCTATGCATACAGACAAAACTATTGGGATCAGGAACCCGATAATTATTTTTCTGTTTCCTATAGCGGTAGCTATGGGGCTACGACGCTAAGCATTAACTATAACTATACACAGAGCGAAAACGGCAAGCCGGATAAACAACTCGCCTTAAATCTACAGGTACCTTTAGAAAGTTTATTGCCGCAAACCTGGGCAACATATTCCATGACATCAGACAGTTCCAACCACATTACCCAGACGGCAGGAATCAATGGCACCCTTCTTGAAGACAACAACCTGAATTATGGTATCAATTCCACTGTGGGAAACGATAGTGATGGCGGCAGCATTAATGCGGTCTATAAAGGAGCATCTGCTGAACTGACCAGCAATTACAGCGAGTCTTTATCAAACCGACGCTTAAGTTATGGTATCCGGGGGGCAATACTGGCACATCCTTATGGTGTAACACTCTCCCAGCCATTATCTTCCGATGCGCCTATTGCATTAGTCAGAATACCTGACCAGGAAAATATTTCGATTACAAATGGTGTCGGAATTAAAACCGACAGCCGGGGATATGCCGTCGTGCCAAATATACAGCCCTACCGTGTCAACGCAATTGGGCTCGACACTGATTCTCTGGGAAGTAATTTAGAGATTGCCACAACGATGAATAATGTCATCCCTACGGATGGTGCATTAGTTTTAGCTGACTTTAATGTCCGAACAGGAGAGCGTGTATTAATGACATTATCGCGCCCTGACAATCATGAAATTCCTTTCGGCGCGACAGCAACAGCAGGTGAAAACAGTAGCAATAGTATTGTTGCGGATAATGGCTTGGTGTATTTAATTGGTATGCCAAAAAAAGGAATCGTGACCGTAAAATGGGGAGATGAAGAGGATGAGCAATGTAAGGCAGCGTTTGAACTTCCCGATCTTCCCAAAGACAGTAAAGTAAAAAAATTCTCAATGGTAGAAGTTAATGGATTATGTGTTTAG
- a CDS encoding fimbrial protein gives MLQPGTARKPVTKRSQFLTTTGVFFLFFFSAQGHAQCTSTEQARELTFTPGHIVIPHNRPAGYVLYEQVLTDPSSGGTSKILNCQGGGKINARINLGNLLKNNIYSTNIPGVGYRLSLTEHPFPWDLDLKCNNTICQRDIPVNTQYKLELIKTNDRKTTAGVLSAGRYAKLMTDGGSDITHINIGSTIIAPSACTLSDENIHVDLGRFDVKDFKGPGSSVGERNFRIDLNCDAQMQYSIVFDGTEPEAKPSNGLIALDKTSGSAEGISLRIKHNSQPVELRKDIPFTSDVMGTTSLLFSVEYYQIMDNVVAGKANGKATFNIRYD, from the coding sequence ATGTTACAGCCAGGAACAGCAAGAAAGCCAGTGACTAAAAGGTCACAATTCCTCACGACTACAGGGGTATTTTTTCTTTTCTTTTTTTCTGCACAAGGCCATGCACAATGCACATCGACTGAGCAAGCGCGGGAATTAACATTTACACCAGGACATATCGTGATCCCGCACAATCGTCCGGCGGGTTACGTGCTTTATGAACAGGTATTGACGGACCCTTCCAGTGGCGGAACCAGTAAGATACTCAACTGTCAGGGGGGCGGGAAAATAAACGCCAGGATTAATCTGGGGAATTTATTAAAAAACAATATTTACAGTACAAATATTCCGGGGGTTGGATATCGTTTATCATTAACTGAACACCCATTCCCCTGGGATCTTGATTTAAAATGTAACAATACGATTTGCCAACGTGATATTCCGGTCAATACACAATACAAACTTGAGTTGATTAAAACTAATGACCGAAAAACAACGGCAGGCGTTTTATCCGCAGGGCGTTATGCTAAATTAATGACTGACGGCGGGAGTGATATTACTCACATTAATATTGGCAGTACCATAATCGCGCCCTCTGCGTGTACACTTTCCGATGAAAATATTCACGTTGATTTAGGGCGCTTTGATGTTAAAGATTTTAAAGGGCCGGGTAGCAGCGTAGGCGAGCGAAATTTCAGAATTGATCTCAATTGTGATGCCCAAATGCAATACAGTATTGTATTTGACGGCACAGAGCCGGAAGCAAAGCCTTCCAATGGACTGATTGCATTAGATAAAACCTCAGGCAGTGCCGAAGGGATCAGTCTAAGAATCAAACATAACAGTCAGCCAGTTGAGTTGAGGAAAGATATCCCCTTCACATCAGACGTGATGGGGACAACCTCGTTATTATTCAGTGTTGAATACTACCAGATAATGGATAACGTGGTTGCGGGTAAAGCCAATGGTAAAGCGACATTTAATATACGCTACGATTAA
- a CDS encoding winged helix-turn-helix transcriptional regulator, which yields MHFETKRDILNAHIKIIFDSLIPYSTKLSVMDGSDFFYTDEQNISFVYLVKSGHFLVKDLSAGMSIKTVSAPYIFGMAQVLYPEQMGLLAIEHISDGVIYRLESQRAIEIISKKQCWSSLAHFLAFQVGFLSSRYYDISHRSSYLVIKSLLLEMNNEPDEIIQNYSIEKYISERCYLGRSGIMKILSDLRKGGYIEIKRGRLIKINKLPEKY from the coding sequence ATGCATTTTGAAACAAAAAGAGACATCCTCAACGCGCATATTAAAATAATATTTGACTCACTTATTCCCTATTCAACGAAACTGTCAGTGATGGATGGTAGTGATTTTTTTTATACTGATGAGCAAAATATTTCATTTGTCTATTTAGTGAAGTCTGGACATTTTCTCGTCAAAGACCTCTCTGCGGGAATGAGCATTAAAACGGTATCAGCACCTTATATTTTTGGTATGGCACAAGTGTTATATCCGGAACAAATGGGTCTTTTGGCCATTGAGCATATTTCAGATGGTGTGATTTATCGGTTAGAAAGTCAGCGGGCCATTGAAATAATTTCCAAAAAACAATGCTGGAGTTCTCTGGCGCATTTTCTGGCATTTCAGGTCGGTTTCCTGTCCAGCCGGTACTATGATATTTCGCATAGAAGTAGCTATCTGGTGATTAAGTCATTATTGCTCGAAATGAACAATGAGCCTGATGAAATAATCCAAAATTACAGTATTGAAAAATATATCTCAGAAAGATGTTACCTTGGCAGAAGTGGAATAATGAAGATTCTCTCTGATTTGCGTAAGGGCGGATATATTGAAATAAAAAGAGGAAGGTTGATAAAAATAAATAAACTCCCTGAAAAATACTGA